From Halichondria panicea chromosome 12, odHalPani1.1, whole genome shotgun sequence, a single genomic window includes:
- the LOC135344787 gene encoding uncharacterized protein LOC135344787, whose protein sequence is MAGIEVDGLEYDAEVAYITATSPVPVEPGNKESRSSSISEFEFSGGHDEMTMKYTANDTKLSSEEQAERSESAPKPMDTPENPKLAKESTTKEQSKTKQKHPVPSLVLTSPMHSTSSDTNLQILTPPHYTLDTSLPSTPKFKLMRIQEAQASPPSPKTSNKFQTKLNSALYNYRTVVIYGHAGCGKTNLVEKLVHSNPAMFAKVVSNTTRKKRADEVDGIDFNFISQKQMSLGMARGDYLEYVQLQKRPKKRMQRAATSDVDMIMKTAKRRSTAVDFPTDLPTLLEQPQRTSSKFDLLAEDSPIVSGEFIGTTKQALAEATQLAKPCVVLNVTMTGAQQFKKNGTKATYILIHSGTKPPKQGGVKPDFTVNADQPNEAYKQLHQCVMQLVEDLQLTQTTRYEITKHEWDSLPTVKLETSTDATGPQANVRPVTFSEVLTHFQSINFRKERELAKEEIPKEGAFSRNKLDKKLRDERLLVLAMARCSLDKNKLHLRILQTIYIRLTGRNINCRRYGAHWTAIGFSGSDPADDLEGVGMFGLAQLIYLLDNNISLAREIFRYTKQETPTIPFCNLSFQVTQIALSALRGSFLTKLANKREQVFVIINDFYTATFYHYYMMWKSHGMAMLDSSTLIQSVSDYACKHARDVLKNYHDYQSKKENSRQAPSDLIETAPKPFTPLEDYSDV, encoded by the coding sequence ATGGCTGGAATAGAAGTGGACGGTCTGGAATACGATGCTGAGGTGGCATACATCACAGCTACCAGTCCTGTGCCTGTTGAGCCAGGGAACAAAGAATCAAGATCAAGTTCAATATCTGAGTTTGAATTTTCTGGTGGTCATGACGAGATGACTATGAAATACACAGCTAATGATACCAAGCTAAGCTCTGAGGAGCAAGCGGAACGTAGTGAATCAGCTCCTAAACCAATGGATACACCAGAAAATCCTAAGTTGGCAAAAGAAAGCACAACAAAAGAGCAAAGCAAGACAAAGCAGAAGCATCCAGTACCCAGTCTGGTACTTACGAGTCCGATGCATAGCACTTCTAGTGACACCAACTTGCAGATACTCACCCCACCACATTATACCTTGGATACCAGCCTACCAAGCACACCTAAATTTAAGCTGATGCGAATCCAAGAAGCCCAAGCTAGTCCACCTTCGCCGAAAACATCCAACAAGTTCCAAACCAAACTAAACAGTGCCCTGTACAACTACAGAACGGTTGTTATTTATGGCCATGCAGGATGTGGAAAGACGAATTTAGTTGAGAAACTTGTGCACAGTAACCCAGCCATGTTTGCTAAAGTGGTCTCAAATACTACGAGGAAGAAAAGAGCTGACGAAGTAGATGGAATCGATTTCAATTTTATTTCTCAGAAGCAAATGTCTCTGGGCATGGCTAGGGGCGACTATCTCGAGTACGTACAACTTCAAAAACGACCAAAGAAGAGAATGCAAAGAGCCGCTACGTCTGATGTTGATATGATAATGAAAACAGCCAAACGTCGTTCAACTGCAGTGGATTTTCCAACAGATCTTCCTACCCTCTTAGAACAACCACAACGGACATCCTCTAAATTTGATCTCTTAGCAGAAGATAGCCCGATAGTGAGTGGAGAGTTTATCGGCACCACGAAACAAGCACTAGCTGAAGCAACTCAGCTCGCAAAGCCCTGCGTTGTGCTCAATGTAACGATGACTGGTGCACAGCAGTTTAAGAAGAACGGAACAAAGGCTACCTATATTCTCATTCATTCAGGAACAAAGCCCCCAAAACAGGGTGGAGTAAAGCCAGATTTCACTGTCAATGCTGATCAGCCAAACGAGGCGTACAAACAACTTCATCAGTGTGTGATGCAATTGGTCGAAGATCTCCAGTTAACACAAACCACACGGTACGAGATCACTAAACACGAATGGGACAGTCTACCAACAGTCAAGCTAGAAACTAGCACTGACGCAACGGGGCCTCAGGCTAATGTCAGACCGGTCACCTTCAGCGAAGTTCTCACACACTTTCAAAGCATCAACTTTAGAAAAGAGAGAGAGCTTGCAAAAGAAGAGATACCAAAAGAAGGAGCGTTTAGTCGAAATAAACTTGACAAAAAACTTCGTGACGAACGATTACTTGTACTAGCAATGGCTAGATGTTCGCTAGACAAAAACAAGCTTCATCTACGCATTTTGCAAACTATCTATATCAGATTGACAGGTAGAAATATCAATTGCAGACGGTATGGAGCACATTGGACGGCTATCGGATTTAGTGGATCAGACCCAGCTGATGATCTGGAAGGAGTAGGAATGTTTGGCTTGGCCCAGTTGATATATTTGTTGGATAACAACATCTCTTTGGCACGGGAGATATTTCGTTACACCAAGCAAGAAACACCTACAATTCCGTTTTGTAATCTGTCTTTTCAAGTTACGCAAATTGCTCTATCGGCATTGAGAGGTAGTTTTCTGACAAAACTTGCGAATAAACGAGAGCAGGTCTTTGTGATAATAAACGATTTTTACACTGCAACGTTTTATCACTACTACATGATGTGGAAATCTCACGGTATGGCAATGCTTGATTCGAGTACTCTTATTCAAAGTGTCAGTGACTACGCGTGTAAACATGCTCGAGACGTACTAAAAAACTATCACGATTATCAGAGCAAGAAAGAAAACTCGAGACAAGCTCCTTCAGACCTAATTGAGACTGCACCGAAACCATTCACTCCTCTAGAAGATTATAGTGATGTGTAG
- the LOC135344785 gene encoding tetratricopeptide repeat protein 27-like isoform X1 — MEFLESDVWKSVLSSHEEDLQTVISASILQSNDPNLQGFLLSWGAGLLDLFCRLNWTGPPLTSDGETTLAELSRFNNKSLDILSWDSETSYHLSQCPTLLVLSHLLLDKWAELVGGKKGEEVFAGERWRVRCLFIQQRLLSQRSESLWKRISQSIDEHILPELEGKNLPTSDLIELYLELGHMYLYYSDLNHAQEFFKRALDLFGMETDLSGSLGKRTKFQQKDIAQLILQVTISDNKTIPTAPPTNTQTTSSHSTPSQASLPQDVALGDDTLLDNIEFVDQPSQPQLSHLQQAVVLGECLLRQKSMARQRLTNEELGAYIRCVLSHPSCWVVQFRALYTRSLLEKTLRRKVERAMMQLQYLVDYVGKGSGAGVERMFLFYCVPMPPRWILERQLAQVLVSLGSHHSALEIYERLQLWEDIITCYQATGRKGRAEEIVREKLQEKETPTMLCLLGDLTNDPQHYKRAWEVSNNHSARAQRALGLYHLRREEYHECIESLQLSLKVNAMQDGLWFSLGCAASKVGDVDLEVKAFHRSVTLEPDFPEAWSNLGSAYLKKKETVKAYHVYKEAVKYGYSNWNIWDNFLVVCAEVGAFGDAIRAYHRLMDLRDKYVDVGVLRVLVTAVNDNLPDFKKQPADLLRGKLGELLGRLCASTTVGCEVWHLYATYHFASDDPLNQEKGLIEMQKAQRAVRQEADWDKDEQKLGRVVQFTIDYCQACRRVSALRGSDQRKLSLSNLSSAKLVLQSLLSKAKGFGLTEVTSVQLIIEHLENELKSVLSSMTELDVNS; from the exons ATGGAGTTCCTTGAAAGCGATGTGTGGAAGTCAGTACTGAGCAGTCATGAGGAAGACCTACAGACTG TTATTTCTGCCAGTATTTTGCAGTCTAATGACCCCAATCTTCAGGGGTTCCTCCTGTCTTGGGGGGCGGGGCTGCTTGATCTCTTTTGTCGGCTCAACTGGACTGgcccacctttgacctctgacGGAGAGACAACACTTGCAGAACTCTCTAGGTTCAACAATAAAAGTTTGGACATCCTTTCGTGGGACAGTGAG ACTTCCTACCATCTTTCTCAATGTCCCACGCTGCTTGTCTTATCCCACCTGTTGTTGGATAAATGGGCGGAGCTAGTTGGAGGTAAGAAAGGTGAAGAAGTGTTTGCTGGCGAGAGGTGGAGGGTCAGGTGCTTGTTCATTCAGCAAaggttgctgagtcagcgttcGGAATCACTCTGGAAGAGAATATCGCAAAGTATTG ATGAACACATTTTACCTGAACTGGAGGGGAAGAATTTGCCAAC GAGTGACCTGATTGAACTGTACCTGGAGCTGGGTCACATGTATCTCTACTATTCCGACTTAAACCATGCCCAG GAGTTCTTCAAAAGAGCACTAGATTTATTTGGAATGGAAACAGATCTCTCGG GTTCCCTTGGCAAAAGGACTAAGTTTCAGCAAAAGGACATCGCTCAGTTGATACTTCAAGTCACCATCAGCGACAATAAAACCATTCCCACTGCCCCACCCACCAACACCCAAACTACATCCTCccactccacaccctcacaagcCTCACTGCCCCAAGACGTAGCACTCGGTGACGATACACTGCTGGATAATATAGAGTTTGTGGACCAGCCCTCTCAGCCGCAGCTCTCTCACCTACAGCAAGCCGTTGTGTTGGGGGAATG TTTGCTGCGTCAGAAATCAATGGCCAGGCAAAGATTGACCAATGAAGAATTGGGAGCATACATTAGG TGCGTCCTCTCCCACCCGTCCTGCTGGGTAGTTCAGTTCCGAGCCCTCTACACTCGCAGTCTGCTGGAGAAGACCCTGAGGCGTAAGGTGGAGAGGGCCATGATGCAGCTGCAGTATCTGGTGGACTATGTCGGAAAGGGGAGTGGTGCGGGTGTAGAACGTATGTTTCTGTTCTACTGTGTACCCATGCCACCAAGATGGATCTTAGAG cgCCAGCTGGCCCAGGTCCTGGTGTCCCTCGGCTCTCACCACAGTGCCCTGGAGATCTACGAGCGTCTCCAACTCTGGGAGGACATCATTACCTGTTACCAGGCAACCGGCAGGAAAGGACGAGCGGAGGAAATTGTCAGAGAGAAACTCCAAGAAAAGGAAACGCCCACCATGCTGTGTCTCCTTGGTGACCTAACAAATGACCCCCAGCATTACAAACGAGCGTGGGAGGTGTCTAATAATCACAGTGCACGTGCTCAGAGGGCCCTGGGGCTGTATCACCTGAGGAGAGAGGAGTATCACGAGTGCATAGAGAGTTTGCAGCTGTCATTGAAAGTCAACGCAATGCAG GATGGGCTGTGGTTCAGTCTTGGTTGTGCTGCCTCCAAGGTTGGGGACGTGGACCTCGAGGTAAAGGCTTTCCATCGAAGTGTCACTCTGGAGCCAGAC TTTCCCGAGGCCTGGAGCAACTTGGGATCTGCTTATCTCAAGAAGAAAGAAAC AGTGAAGGCATATCATGTGTACAAGGAGGCGGTCAAGTACGGCTACAGCAATTGGAACATATGGGACAACTTTCTGGTG GTGTGTGCCGAGGTGGGTGCATTTGGAGACGCCATCAGAGCATATCATCGTCTCATGGATCTGAGGGACAAGTATGTTGACGTGGGCGTGCTCAGAGTCTTGGTGACAGCTGTCAACGACAACCTTCCGGACTTCAAGAAGCAACCAG cTGATTTACTCCGAGGCAAGTTGGGGGAGCTCCTCGGTCGACTGTGTGCCAGCACCACCGtcgggtgtgaggtgtggcaTCTCTACGCTACCTACCACTTTGCCAGCGACGACCCACTCAACCAAGAGAAG GGGCTGATAGAGATGCAGAAGGCTCAGCGAGCAGTAAGACAGGAGGCGGACTGGGACAAAGACGAACAGAAATTGGGGAGGGTGGTCCAATTCACTATTGACTATTGTCAAG cttgtcGACGTGTTAGTGCTCTAAGAGGTTCTGACCAGCGTAAGCTATCTCTCTCAAACCTCTCATCAGCTAAGCTAGTGCTTCAGTCACTGCTATCTAAGGCAAAG GGATTTGGACTAACAGAGGTCACAAGTGTGCAGCTGATAATTGAACACTTAGAGAATGAACTGAAATCAGTACTCTCATCAATGACTGAGCTAGATGTGAACTCTTAA
- the LOC135344785 gene encoding tetratricopeptide repeat protein 27-like isoform X2 has product MRKTYRLGFLLSWGAGLLDLFCRLNWTGPPLTSDGETTLAELSRFNNKSLDILSWDSETSYHLSQCPTLLVLSHLLLDKWAELVGGKKGEEVFAGERWRVRCLFIQQRLLSQRSESLWKRISQSIDEHILPELEGKNLPTSDLIELYLELGHMYLYYSDLNHAQEFFKRALDLFGMETDLSGSLGKRTKFQQKDIAQLILQVTISDNKTIPTAPPTNTQTTSSHSTPSQASLPQDVALGDDTLLDNIEFVDQPSQPQLSHLQQAVVLGECLLRQKSMARQRLTNEELGAYIRCVLSHPSCWVVQFRALYTRSLLEKTLRRKVERAMMQLQYLVDYVGKGSGAGVERMFLFYCVPMPPRWILERQLAQVLVSLGSHHSALEIYERLQLWEDIITCYQATGRKGRAEEIVREKLQEKETPTMLCLLGDLTNDPQHYKRAWEVSNNHSARAQRALGLYHLRREEYHECIESLQLSLKVNAMQDGLWFSLGCAASKVGDVDLEVKAFHRSVTLEPDFPEAWSNLGSAYLKKKETVKAYHVYKEAVKYGYSNWNIWDNFLVVCAEVGAFGDAIRAYHRLMDLRDKYVDVGVLRVLVTAVNDNLPDFKKQPADLLRGKLGELLGRLCASTTVGCEVWHLYATYHFASDDPLNQEKGLIEMQKAQRAVRQEADWDKDEQKLGRVVQFTIDYCQACRRVSALRGSDQRKLSLSNLSSAKLVLQSLLSKAKGFGLTEVTSVQLIIEHLENELKSVLSSMTELDVNS; this is encoded by the exons ATGAGGAAGACCTACAGACTG GGGTTCCTCCTGTCTTGGGGGGCGGGGCTGCTTGATCTCTTTTGTCGGCTCAACTGGACTGgcccacctttgacctctgacGGAGAGACAACACTTGCAGAACTCTCTAGGTTCAACAATAAAAGTTTGGACATCCTTTCGTGGGACAGTGAG ACTTCCTACCATCTTTCTCAATGTCCCACGCTGCTTGTCTTATCCCACCTGTTGTTGGATAAATGGGCGGAGCTAGTTGGAGGTAAGAAAGGTGAAGAAGTGTTTGCTGGCGAGAGGTGGAGGGTCAGGTGCTTGTTCATTCAGCAAaggttgctgagtcagcgttcGGAATCACTCTGGAAGAGAATATCGCAAAGTATTG ATGAACACATTTTACCTGAACTGGAGGGGAAGAATTTGCCAAC GAGTGACCTGATTGAACTGTACCTGGAGCTGGGTCACATGTATCTCTACTATTCCGACTTAAACCATGCCCAG GAGTTCTTCAAAAGAGCACTAGATTTATTTGGAATGGAAACAGATCTCTCGG GTTCCCTTGGCAAAAGGACTAAGTTTCAGCAAAAGGACATCGCTCAGTTGATACTTCAAGTCACCATCAGCGACAATAAAACCATTCCCACTGCCCCACCCACCAACACCCAAACTACATCCTCccactccacaccctcacaagcCTCACTGCCCCAAGACGTAGCACTCGGTGACGATACACTGCTGGATAATATAGAGTTTGTGGACCAGCCCTCTCAGCCGCAGCTCTCTCACCTACAGCAAGCCGTTGTGTTGGGGGAATG TTTGCTGCGTCAGAAATCAATGGCCAGGCAAAGATTGACCAATGAAGAATTGGGAGCATACATTAGG TGCGTCCTCTCCCACCCGTCCTGCTGGGTAGTTCAGTTCCGAGCCCTCTACACTCGCAGTCTGCTGGAGAAGACCCTGAGGCGTAAGGTGGAGAGGGCCATGATGCAGCTGCAGTATCTGGTGGACTATGTCGGAAAGGGGAGTGGTGCGGGTGTAGAACGTATGTTTCTGTTCTACTGTGTACCCATGCCACCAAGATGGATCTTAGAG cgCCAGCTGGCCCAGGTCCTGGTGTCCCTCGGCTCTCACCACAGTGCCCTGGAGATCTACGAGCGTCTCCAACTCTGGGAGGACATCATTACCTGTTACCAGGCAACCGGCAGGAAAGGACGAGCGGAGGAAATTGTCAGAGAGAAACTCCAAGAAAAGGAAACGCCCACCATGCTGTGTCTCCTTGGTGACCTAACAAATGACCCCCAGCATTACAAACGAGCGTGGGAGGTGTCTAATAATCACAGTGCACGTGCTCAGAGGGCCCTGGGGCTGTATCACCTGAGGAGAGAGGAGTATCACGAGTGCATAGAGAGTTTGCAGCTGTCATTGAAAGTCAACGCAATGCAG GATGGGCTGTGGTTCAGTCTTGGTTGTGCTGCCTCCAAGGTTGGGGACGTGGACCTCGAGGTAAAGGCTTTCCATCGAAGTGTCACTCTGGAGCCAGAC TTTCCCGAGGCCTGGAGCAACTTGGGATCTGCTTATCTCAAGAAGAAAGAAAC AGTGAAGGCATATCATGTGTACAAGGAGGCGGTCAAGTACGGCTACAGCAATTGGAACATATGGGACAACTTTCTGGTG GTGTGTGCCGAGGTGGGTGCATTTGGAGACGCCATCAGAGCATATCATCGTCTCATGGATCTGAGGGACAAGTATGTTGACGTGGGCGTGCTCAGAGTCTTGGTGACAGCTGTCAACGACAACCTTCCGGACTTCAAGAAGCAACCAG cTGATTTACTCCGAGGCAAGTTGGGGGAGCTCCTCGGTCGACTGTGTGCCAGCACCACCGtcgggtgtgaggtgtggcaTCTCTACGCTACCTACCACTTTGCCAGCGACGACCCACTCAACCAAGAGAAG GGGCTGATAGAGATGCAGAAGGCTCAGCGAGCAGTAAGACAGGAGGCGGACTGGGACAAAGACGAACAGAAATTGGGGAGGGTGGTCCAATTCACTATTGACTATTGTCAAG cttgtcGACGTGTTAGTGCTCTAAGAGGTTCTGACCAGCGTAAGCTATCTCTCTCAAACCTCTCATCAGCTAAGCTAGTGCTTCAGTCACTGCTATCTAAGGCAAAG GGATTTGGACTAACAGAGGTCACAAGTGTGCAGCTGATAATTGAACACTTAGAGAATGAACTGAAATCAGTACTCTCATCAATGACTGAGCTAGATGTGAACTCTTAA